A region of the Aphelocoma coerulescens isolate FSJ_1873_10779 chromosome 1, UR_Acoe_1.0, whole genome shotgun sequence genome:
actCTGCTTTCTACCTACTAATCAAGTTAGTTTTCCCTAATCTCCAAATCCAAGCAGCATCACAAATTCCAGATTTTTCATCATCATCGTTTTGATCCTCTTAAATTTGTAGTCTGTGTGGCAGACCTCTGAGATCCTGAACACAGCCCCCCAAACCAGCTCTGCAAGGGTTCTGTTAAAGCTAATTGTGTGTCTGTTCATGGCTCCAGAGACTGAAAGCTGTCTTGAAAGTCCTGTGGCAGAGTTTGCACATGTATTGTCTCTTGAAGGTGATTGCGGAGAGCGGCGGGGCGTGGTAGAAGAGCGTGTCCGACTCCTGCGGCACGAACAGCTTCTCAGTAGTACTGGAGCTTTCCGGCAAGCCTGTGGGGCTGTCGGGCTCCaaaggctggattttggggagtgGAGGGGGTGGGGGTAAGGGTGGGGGTGATGGGGAATTGGCTGGTGGACATATTTCGGGCTCCTTATTTGTGGACTCCTCTGCAGCCTGGGACATGTGAGACTGGAAGTGGCTCCAGAGCCGGAAATTCGTTCGGAAGGCCTTGTTGCACACGTGGCAAATAAACGGCTTCACGGAGCACAGGAGCTCCTGGTGACGCTCCAGCTGTTTGCGTAAGGTGAAAATCTTCCCACACTTTTCACAGGGCCACAAACTGGGATCTTTCTTGGAGACTACTTCCTTAGGTTCCCTGCTTGTTTCGGTGACCTCGTCCTCTATATCATCTGCAGGCTCTTCTTTGATCTGGATTTTAAACTGCTTGGAAACACTTAAGTCTTCAGGCAGGCATGAAGAGTCTTCAGAATCAAAATTGATTTGTTCTGACGAATCACTGAACACACCGTCCTCCTTTGCAGCAACAAAATTGTTCATTTTATTGGATTCCGACTGCGGAGGCAGCCGTGACGAACTGGTGATTTCTCCATTGTGATCCATGAGTGGTAAAGAAAAGTTCTCTGATGGAGCCATTGTGTTCTGATTGTGAACTTCAACCTGATGACGCCAGATGCTGAAGGATGATTTGAAGGTGCGCATACACTCAAGGCAAGTCAGCTTCTTGTACTCACACTTGCTTTCATGCTCGTGCTTCAGCTCTGAAGAAGAAAACCTAAGGCTGCAGTAAGGACAGACAGTGGCGTTTCTACAGAGTCGCTCATGGTTTCCCTGTTCAATAAGTGAGGAGAGCTTGGCATTGCAGAGACGGCACTGATAAACCTCCTTGTTTTCCACCGGGTTTTCAATATGAATGTGATCTTTCTGCTTAGGAGCCTTATTCCCTCCAATGGGTTTCTCCCCTGGGTGCATTTTTATGTGCTGTTTGAACTGGGACAGGAAACGATAAGCTTTCCCACAGTAGGTACAAATATAGGCTCCTTTGGTTCTCGACCTCAAATTCCTTTTGATGACTTGTTGTACTTGTGAAGCAGACTGGCCAGGAAAGCTCTGCTTGCCACGTCTTAGTTTCACAATCAGAGCTTTTTTGATTTCTCTCTCCCTCACTATATCGATCAGTTTTCTTTGGAATTTTTCATCCAAAAGGGCATGTGAACTGGAAGCTGGTGACGGATTCTTCACGATTCCATGTTGTGTCTGGCAGTGCGTCCACACTTTGAAATTGGTGTGGAACCTCTTGTGGCATATGTCACAAGCATAGGGCTTCTCTGGATTGTGATACATGTTAACATGGCGATGAAGACCTGCTGTTGATCTGAAAATTTTAAGGCAGTgtttacatttaaattttttatttggtCTTGCTTCTTCCATCTCGCTGTATTCGTCTTTACTGACATCAGAATCAGGGAAATCGGCATCGAGGTGCGTGGGGCTCGAGCCTTCCTCAAAGTTCTCTTCCGAACCAGGAGAACCCTGCTCATCTGCCTTCAGTTTCTTGAACGGTAGCCTCTGATCATCCTGGAACCTCCTTTTTGCTGGAAGTCTGCTTGGTTCCTTACGGTCATCCTcagttttaaaagcaaagtCTTTGTTTGCTGATGCTGAAGCATCACCCACTGTAACTCTTATGATTTCAGCAGGATCTGAGAGGGGACTGCTGGGCTCAGTTTTTATCCGCACCTCTGAGAGAGGGGAAGCGACCTCCCGATCCGTTGACTGAGAGGCACTGAAAGACCTAAGGCGATGTGGGTGTATTACCTGTGGCTTTTCATCCAAGGCTGACTTCTCCGATGACTCTTTCGAGGATAACTTTTGGGATGCAACATTAAATGTCTTCTGGGAATCATTAGTTCCTGGTGACAGGGATGAGGATACCTGTGCAGGTTTTAGGTCAACAGAAGGTGAGTAAATAGGAACCTGGCTATCCATGGACAGTGACCTTCGAaggagactttttacaaggggcCCACTTCTGTCAATACTTTGGTTTTCTGGACCAGACCCACTAGATGGGATTACCAGCCCTAACTTGGAGTAGTAGAGCAAATTCCTGTCTTCCCCTTGActatttccttttcctgcctCTCGCAACAAAAATGTGGATTCCACTGCCCCACGCAGAGATAAGACTGGTGGACGTGGTCTTTTCAATGACATCTCTGCAACTTTGCCTCTCAGAAGCTGAGCACTGCTTCCTGGCTCACCACTTgccatttctttctctgctaAAGACATCTGAGGCAGCACCATGTTCCTTTTCACTAAAGCACCTCTGCTCTGATCCTCCATAGTTCCAGAAGTTTCATGAACCTTTGTATAGCTCACAGGGCCTTCTTTCAGCCACCTCCTTTCAGTCAGTGATAAGTTGTGAAGGGTTTCAGTTGGTTTTGTTACCTGTGGTCTGCTGCTAGCTTTGACAGCCACAGAGGGTGAAGGTTTAGGAGTATGGCTTAAGTcatgttttgtttgatttaCGCTTTTCACTTGTGCTTCGATTCTGTTCTGACAGACAATAACACTTCTCTTCTGAGAACTACTTTCATCTTCATCTTGAtagagtatttttttaataggacaagaaggaaaaggagcttGAGGACTCTTGGAAACAATGTTTGTAAGAAAAGATATTCCAAGACTGTAACCCAGTTCTTGCACAGCTGCGAGACTGCCTTTCTCAATGAACAAGGATGAAGAATAAATGTAGTTCAACACATTATCAAAAGCATCTGGCTCACAAAAGTCGAGCTGAAACACTGACTGAGACTCATTCTCCTTATTTGTGAACAGAGTCTGGAAGTATTCACTGCTGGCAGCCAGAACGTTCTTATGAGCTCGGAATTTCTGGTCTCCTACGATCAGCACAACGTCACACAGCTGTCCCTTGAGACGCTCCTCGTTCAGGGTGCTCAGGAGGGAAATGGCATGTGCTGGATTTATGTAATGCAAGAGCCCCTCCATGATTCCGATGGCCCTAAAAaagaacagcaacaacaaagtTGTAGGTTGCCTTATGTAAACTGGTAGAGACAAAGTAAACACACCTCCTGTAGTTTGTAAACTGGCTAAACCACCATCAAACAGTGATTATAGGAACAGCTTGTGTGGAGGAAAGGTCTGGGAATGAAAATACCACTGTTAGCTCCAAAACAAAAGCACAGCCATGGGAAGAACCAGCTCATCTGCCCACTTTCAAATATCCTTTTAATTGCTGATCATATACCAAGAATATTACACCCAGCTAACtgagggatggatggacagatggatgaGCTGTGTTCTCTTCCTGTAATACACCTCTCCACAGGGAGGAACAGTTCAATCATTTCACTCTTGAGcatctctttttctgcttcagCTTTATGAAGATCTATCTTGACAACTGGATTGATAAACTCTTGGATCAGGTATCTAAAGCTTAGGTAGAGGTACTCACCTTTCTGAGGCTAAGCAACCCTGACAGTCTCCTACTGACTAGACAAATTAAGGGGGTTTTGTTGTCACTTTTAATAGGATGATGGAAAAGGCATTAACActgggaagggagaaggaaacagGATTATTGTCTGTAATCTAAATTCATCATATTTGCTTACGCTTACTAAGTGCTCTTAATATCTACTTCTAACTGTGTGTGTCACTTAAAACTGCACTGGCAGGATCTGGTTTCTGGGAAATGTCACAGTTTTCACTGAAGTATCCCTGCGTTGCTTTGCTCAGGATAAAAAGCAATCAGAGAACTAAAGTCCCCATTTCATTCATTAGCAGAAGAGCACTTTATGCCCACAACCCATATATCTGAGGAACAGTTACCCTTGGCTGCATCCAAGAGTACAATAAGCACAAATTAAGCTGCAGTGCAGAAATCTACATGATCCGTATGCTTCAAAACACAGCCCACTCCATACTGCAGGATGTCTTGATAACTCAATATACTGCTCCTGATGAGAGCTTAACAAAAGAAGAGAACCAGGTTTTAAGTTAGTTTAAACAAAGAACTTCTGTGGCAGGAGTTGCAATTTATATATCTGTGCAcaagaacacacacacagaaatcaACAATATtcaattttcttatttttttcatggACACTCTCTACACTACCTCCATGGTGGTCATAAAACAAGTCAATGATGTGTTAAAAACAATTCTCTTATTTTTACAGCTGATTTGAGAAACTACTTTTTAGTTTCATTTGTACATGATATATGCAACTACAACAAAAAGGTTTCACTGTTCATCAGCTTACAAGCAAAACTGTAAAgtttatcaaaataaaaaaacaataCTGAGAAGCTATAACCGCATGGTTAATGAATGAGGATGGTAAACCTTAGAACTAGTGGATATAAATAAGTGATCAAAGTCTAAACTGGTATTACTGAGAAATGACTGAAAGGATGCTGCATGCAATGTCTCAGGGCACTGATCATACTAAGGACTGAGCTACCACTTCTACACCTAAAAATACCAAATGAGTTAATGGTGTCATGGCAATAGCTAAAGCAGAATGCTGTTTCCTCACCAGATCAGTCTTTACTGAGTATTTCAGTGCCTTGCACTGTCATTTAATAAACACTAATTTATCCTTAATTCACCTTACATAGTTATAATGCATAATTCCCCCACACCTCCATCTATAAAAAGCAGTACAGTCAATCTTAATTTAAGAAAGCAatctggtttgttttgctttctatgTTTTGCTTAAAAATGCTGGGAGGATGGAGGTGGGGGTGTGAGAATGGTGGTTCATTACCCTCCTCCTTTGTGGATGCCACTGCAATTTAAAGTGGCAGAGTTTGACTGGCCCTAATCCAGTTTTATGGTCTGAGCACCCATTAACACTCACAGAGCTGTAAGTGCTCCAGGAGGgcatctttccctttcccttcaccTGGATGAAAGCGAGTTTGCAAACTCAAGTGATACATCTGGGATGCAAGTTGCAGAAGGTACACGGAGGTAACAGATCAACAGAGCTTAGGAAACTTTAACTGTGGTATAGAGACACCCAACAGAAGCTGCTGCATAACCCATACTTCAAGGACACAGTGGAAATAGAGTGTATTAGTCaaatgttttgaaatattttaagatcTTTCATTTTAATCTGCTTTTCCCAGGCCTTGTGTTTTTAAGACTCGCAGAATAAATACCATGTAATTACTAGGTGTCCCTCTGCCCGTGTAACACAGCAGCACAGTACAAGCAGTAGGGACTGATGTAAAATCTGCAGGACTAAAGCAGAATCCAACAGTCACCATCCTTCTGGCCACAGTTTCCTTCTTCATTCCTACAACACCTTCAATTCATCACATTAAACACAACAGACATAAACATCCCTCCCGCTCATGCTCAGAGCACAGTGAAGGAGGCTCCAGAGCAATGCAACTCTGTCACTTTAACAGTAACCAAGGCTGCAAGGTACACAATTGGCAAAGGACCAAATTAATCCTTCAAAGGCAGTTTTAATCCTGGTATTTCCTAATTCAAGTGCTTGACTTTCAGTTTAATAGCCTTTAGACACAACAGGCAGAAATTAAGCAAACAATACCAAGAAATACACCTGAACTGTTTTGCAGAACCATTTAAAGACATTTACCCAGATCACGTGAAAGCCTGAAATACTtagaagtagaaaaaaaaaatcaacccaaaGAATACCTGAGTCCAAATGCAATGTGTTAAAATTTCACTACATAAACACTTTTCAGTAATAAAGTTGATCCAAGTCATCTCTGCTCTCATGTGTTCATCTTACCTGCACACTGCAGGTCACTCCTCCTTCAGCTGTGCCAGTACAAATATTTACAGGCCTGTAGCAGAACAGACAATAAATAAACCCCCAacattatttcttttcaaatgcGGGTCAGTTTTTACAGTAAACCACATCCAGAACTATTGCACTGGCATAACTGAAGAGGCAGAATAGGAACAGCCATAGGAGGACAAGAACTCCATCCCCAAAGCCAGTCCTTGGCTGCCTGTGCTTAGCCCCACACAGGAGCTTCCCTGGCATAGTGTGTACATACACAACTCTGGCAGTCTCCTGTAATACCAGATTTGCTTCCAGGTGTTTGAGTACTCCTCAGCTGAAGATTGTTTTGTGATTTGCTACCTAAGATCTCTCCTGCAGATAATCTACTTCTAGTCTCTCTAACctttttttccagtcacctTCACTACTGACTGGAAACaaagttctttcttcttttcttccatgATGTTCAGGTGACATCATGGAAACAGCAGGAGACCATGAGAAAACCTCCCATTGCCTATATGCAGGTGCCTCATGCTAAAGCAGCTGCTGGTCCTCACAAGAACAGTGACATTTAGACTCCAGACCCAGGAAGGGCCAATGCAGAAGGAACCTTCGGGAGGCCAAGAAGAGGTTTTAGTGTCAgccttcacagaatcacaggatgggtcagctggtcccacctccctgctcaagaaGGGTCACcccagagcacacagcacaggaaTGTATCCAGATggctctggaatatctccagtgagggagactccacaccctctctggacaatctgttcagTGCTTGGTCACTGCACAGGACAGGAGCTCTTTCTCATGTTCAGGTGAaacttcctgggcatcagttcCTGCCCATTCCTCTTGTCCCGTTTCTGGGCACCATGGAACAGAGTCTGGTCCCTCCTCTTGGCACCCCCCCTTCAGACATTTATATACATTAATGAGGTCCCTGCCCAgtcatctcttctccaggttgaacaggcccagctcccccagcctttcctcataagagagattcTCTAGTCCTCTAATTCCCTCCTTCAACAGCCCTCCACTGATCTCAGAACACTAGATTTCAAAAGCCTAAGTACCATATTTGGTACAAGATTgtctttcttttatattttgaaCAAGGATAGAAAAAGATGCCTCCActatttcaaaattacttttgcaataaaaaagaaatctcagGAAAGCTCCTCACCAGGAAAGGGTGAAAAAGCTTAATCTTAGGCCCAAGAGTTTCTTGATCGTCAACAGCCACCTCTCTTTGAAGTGGCAgttctccttcctttcctctgtTCCTTACTCTCACAtctcctcctcccagccctgtggtactctcctcttcctttcaccagctctgctgctcattTGATCTCCCAGTCAGTTGATTCAACTCCTTAAAATTAAGCaggagacaaacaaacaaacaaaatcattCCAGCTTTTTAAATCTGTTTGCTATTTTCTAGGATAGGGAGCTTAATCAGCTCACTGAGAGGTCAAATGAGCACCAGGGTTCCAGCAAGAGAAGCTATGCACCTGCACATTCTTTGTCAGGAAGTTGTTCCATCAGCTTCCTCCATCTGAAATTTCACCTTTAGAAACAATGGAGCCACAGACTTTACAGCTGAAGCTTTACAGATAGAATCAGGCAGATATTTATGTGTGGTTTCAGTGTAACAGCTACACCCTTAAACACACAAGCAACTAAGAGATGTTGATGTTGCCATCTGACTTCCATGATAAGGAAATTGCTGTCAGCTAAAGCTCCATTAACAGCATGCTGGGGGTGGCAGTGGGAAAGACGATGTTCTGAAACCCTCAATGAGATGGAATATTGCAGCAAGGAGGTGCCAGGGCTGCGAGAAagtgcttctgtgagaagcagaGAATACGAGGATGGAGAAGGaaacagaggagacagagacGGAACAGGGGTTTAAACAGGGAAAACACACAAGAAGCGTGGCAGGGACAAACCCactaaagaaagcaaagaaatgtGGATTATAAAACTCAGCCAAAAATTACAAGTGAGTTCCTGGGGCATCCTCTGGAAAATACAGGAATGTTGCATTCAAGTGCTTTCCTGAGGATCTGATGACTCTGACAATTCTGGTGCTGTTTCAGACACAAGAAGGGTAGAAAGTCCTCTTACTTGTCAGAAGTCCAGATGAAAAAGGAACCTACACTGCTTAAATTTCTACTCAAGGACCCTTTGCTGGATTTTATTATTTGACAACAGTTTATAAAATGTCTTTTCTCCCATCAACAACCTTTGCAACACAGATACTCTCCCACAGCACATACAGATTTACACATCCCCCTATCCTATATACTCCCAAAACCTGTAGGTAAAAGCTGCAAACCCACATAGAAACATTGCTTGCATTTCTATAATCTTTTTCTATCTAAATACTTAAATAGTCTCTTGCTGCAAGTTTGGGGATTCTGTCTTGCTGGATTTAATTAAGTGAGATTTCACTGCTATTGCTGTTTTCCACTGCAGACAACACTGTGAACTTTCTCCATGAAGACAAATGTTTCTCATTTCCAATAGgtcagcagcacagagagacTCACTGGTATGAAGACAGGCATAAAATCAGATAAATAACATGCTTGCTAGTGTGTGAAATTGGTGGACTAATTTCTACCTATTTATCCTCCACACatagaaaagcagaaatttaggtaaagaagaaattttatactcataggatcacagaatgatttgggaagggatcttaaggatcatccagttctaacccccctgccatgggtagggacacctcccactagaccaggttgctcagagccccatccaatctggccttgaacacttccagaggtggggcaacctgtgccagggcctcaccaccctcacagtaaagaattttttttctaatatctaatctaaacctactctcagtttgaaTATTCTGCAGTCTATTTTGCCCTACACCATAGACAAATAATTATCAGTTACCTGACACAGACATGAAATTCACTTAGAAATTAATGGCTACTTTTCACATTCAGATCATACACTCAGTTTCATGTTCTGACACTTAAAACAGCTCCCCCTGACGTGCAGCAAACTACAGAACGTCAGAGTACAAAGCTCCTCTTGTCATTCCCGTTCTTGTTTACTACTCAGCCGCAGCTCAGGGTGCAATTTCATCTTACTCTCAGAGCAGTCTAACGAGGGATTGCTCCTGCAAGGAGCAGCCTGTGTCTCCTCCCCCTCCGAGGAAGGGCTGCCTTGTGTCAGAGCAGTGAGCAGATCCAGCTACAGGGATCTGTAGATCTACAGATGGAAGGGATAGGGCAGGGAAGCGCTGGCTGGGAGCTCTCCCAGTTCTTCCTGAAACACTCAGTGAAGATAAATCACATCAAACACAATTTGATAAAATATTTGTCCTGGCCTCCATGCCTCAACTAAAAGGTGTGTAACTCAGCCTCCAAATTGCTGTAAACtaaatcaaaatattaaaaagttttaaaaacacctttccctAAGGAGTTCTTCAGCTTTCATTCCCTTGGGCTTTGTGATGTTGCAAATAAATTCTCTGATGGGACAAGTCTGAAAGGCTTGACAGCCATCTAATTTAAACACCTACAGAAATCTCATCCCCAGAAATATttcctatcttttttttttttttttttggtagatgTGTGAAATTTGAAGAATTGTAGACCAAATGTGCACACTTGTATCTTTCTACAGGTTGACTTTACTGTTTTATTTGAAATGCTGTGATATACTTACCAAATGGAATAATATTCAGTCATCTGCTTTACTAGATGAGACACATTAACTGGCCTAATTCACAATAAAATCTTGTCTACATATAGCTTTTAATTTTGCTGGTATAGTCAAAATGACAAACCCTAATTGTGGTCATATTTCTATTACTATAATGGGGCTTTTTACAGGCACAGTGTATTTTGGATAGGAAGAGAAGCCATTTATACCCATATAAGATCTTTTCTATCAACAGAATAGTGTTTACACTAAGGTTTCTTTAAGAAAATGAGACATGAGGGGGAAAGGTCCTACATTTAATCTGAAAAATTCAGAACTAATATAAAAGCTGAGCTTAAAAATTTGCCGAGTGGGAAAGTTATGATTCAGGGAATGCAGGTATCTTCCTCTCACTGAAGGGATCCAAAGAAAATGTCATTCAGCCATCACTGACTGTGGCCAAGATACTGGGAGGATAAtacaggaaaggggaaagacaACATCCATTTTACCTGAGTATTACCTTAAGAGATTTACAAGCTCATTAATAACGTGTGGAAGATTTTCAGTTTCCTCCAAGTCCACAAGCAATTGAAGTAGGCTATGTCTTacatagttaaaaaaaattaattaaaaaatccaGCTCCATGAACAA
Encoded here:
- the ZBTB21 gene encoding zinc finger and BTB domain-containing protein 21 — its product is MEGLLHYINPAHAISLLSTLNEERLKGQLCDVVLIVGDQKFRAHKNVLAASSEYFQTLFTNKENESQSVFQLDFCEPDAFDNVLNYIYSSSLFIEKGSLAAVQELGYSLGISFLTNIVSKSPQAPFPSCPIKKILYQDEDESSSQKRSVIVCQNRIEAQVKSVNQTKHDLSHTPKPSPSVAVKASSRPQVTKPTETLHNLSLTERRWLKEGPVSYTKVHETSGTMEDQSRGALVKRNMVLPQMSLAEKEMASGEPGSSAQLLRGKVAEMSLKRPRPPVLSLRGAVESTFLLREAGKGNSQGEDRNLLYYSKLGLVIPSSGSGPENQSIDRSGPLVKSLLRRSLSMDSQVPIYSPSVDLKPAQVSSSLSPGTNDSQKTFNVASQKLSSKESSEKSALDEKPQVIHPHRLRSFSASQSTDREVASPLSEVRIKTEPSSPLSDPAEIIRVTVGDASASANKDFAFKTEDDRKEPSRLPAKRRFQDDQRLPFKKLKADEQGSPGSEENFEEGSSPTHLDADFPDSDVSKDEYSEMEEARPNKKFKCKHCLKIFRSTAGLHRHVNMYHNPEKPYACDICHKRFHTNFKVWTHCQTQHGIVKNPSPASSSHALLDEKFQRKLIDIVREREIKKALIVKLRRGKQSFPGQSASQVQQVIKRNLRSRTKGAYICTYCGKAYRFLSQFKQHIKMHPGEKPIGGNKAPKQKDHIHIENPVENKEVYQCRLCNAKLSSLIEQGNHERLCRNATVCPYCSLRFSSSELKHEHESKCEYKKLTCLECMRTFKSSFSIWRHQVEVHNQNTMAPSENFSLPLMDHNGEITSSSRLPPQSESNKMNNFVAAKEDGVFSDSSEQINFDSEDSSCLPEDLSVSKQFKIQIKEEPADDIEDEVTETSREPKEVVSKKDPSLWPCEKCGKIFTLRKQLERHQELLCSVKPFICHVCNKAFRTNFRLWSHFQSHMSQAAEESTNKEPEICPPANSPSPPPLPPPPPLPKIQPLEPDSPTGLPESSSTTEKLFVPQESDTLFYHAPPLSAITFKRQYMCKLCHRTFKTAFSLWSHEQTHN